A genomic region of Hydrotalea sp. contains the following coding sequences:
- a CDS encoding DUF2849 domain-containing protein: MSNNINVITANRLDDGLVVYFQSANPENKWTLDVQSASKFSDDDLPNALVEAKKNAAQVVVGIYDFPVVVSEGGKIMTLSAKEEIRARHKPTIGPSA, encoded by the coding sequence ATGAGCAACAACATCAATGTCATCACCGCCAACCGATTGGACGATGGGCTGGTGGTTTATTTTCAATCGGCAAATCCAGAAAACAAGTGGACGCTCGATGTGCAATCGGCCAGTAAATTTAGCGACGACGATTTGCCAAATGCCCTGGTCGAGGCAAAAAAAAATGCGGCGCAAGTGGTGGTTGGCATTTACGATTTTCCGGTGGTGGTCAGCGAGGGTGGAAAAATCATGACCCTGTCGGCCAAGGAAGAAATCCGCGCCCGCCACAAACCAACCATCGGGCCGTCGGCTTAA
- a CDS encoding nitrite/sulfite reductase, with amino-acid sequence MYQYQTQDKKFLTERVEEFRGQVARRLTGDLSEEEFRPLRLMNGLYLQLHAYMLRVAIPYGVLSSRQLRQLGMIAKKYDRGFGHFTTRQNIQYNWIKLVDTPDILADLAAVDMHAIQTSGNCVRNVTTDPFAGVAADEYDDPRPWAEIMRQWSTIHPEFVFLPRKFKIAITGARQDRAAIAFHDVGIRMVANPNDKNEIGFQMLAGGGQGRTPFVAKVVRDFLPKKHLLSYLDAMLRVYNLYGRRDNLYKARIKILVHEWGIEKYRAAVEAEWQKIKDTSFDLDDKIKQRILQDFAPTKPQLKDKDFSEKHLQQQMAGDKKFADWASVNLDDHKQPGYKLVTIVLKDAERMPGDATDREMALIADLADEFSRGEIRVSYIQNLVLPYVETSQVYKLFQALDKLGLADGRKDMASDVICCPGLDYCSLANARSLPIAMDIIKSFAKTPLENNLGTVRINMSGCINACGHHHSGHIGILGVDKKGVEAYQISIGGNPTDDASIGQILGHAIPADEIPAAMKNFAGVYQANKQGTETFLETAKRIGVEQFKAVLQGAKK; translated from the coding sequence ATGTATCAATATCAAACACAAGACAAAAAATTCCTGACCGAGCGGGTCGAGGAATTCCGTGGCCAAGTTGCCCGCCGCTTGACCGGGGATTTGAGCGAGGAAGAATTTCGCCCCCTGCGCTTGATGAATGGGCTTTATTTGCAACTGCATGCCTACATGTTGCGGGTGGCAATACCCTACGGCGTTTTGTCGTCGCGCCAATTGCGGCAACTTGGCATGATCGCCAAAAAATACGACCGTGGGTTTGGCCATTTTACGACGCGGCAAAATATTCAATATAATTGGATAAAGTTGGTCGACACGCCGGATATTCTGGCCGACCTGGCGGCGGTTGACATGCACGCCATCCAAACCAGTGGCAATTGCGTGCGCAATGTAACGACCGACCCATTTGCCGGTGTGGCGGCCGATGAATATGATGACCCGCGCCCCTGGGCCGAAATCATGCGCCAATGGTCGACCATCCACCCGGAATTTGTTTTCCTGCCGCGCAAATTTAAAATCGCCATCACCGGTGCGCGGCAAGACCGCGCGGCCATTGCCTTTCACGATGTTGGCATTCGCATGGTGGCAAACCCGAATGATAAAAACGAAATTGGTTTTCAAATGCTGGCCGGCGGTGGCCAGGGGCGCACGCCGTTCGTTGCCAAGGTGGTGCGCGATTTCTTGCCGAAAAAACACCTGCTGAGTTATTTGGACGCGATGTTGCGGGTTTATAATCTTTATGGTCGGCGCGATAATTTGTATAAGGCGCGAATAAAAATCTTGGTGCACGAATGGGGCATCGAAAAATACCGCGCCGCGGTTGAGGCCGAATGGCAAAAAATAAAAGACACAAGTTTCGACCTGGATGATAAAATTAAGCAACGTATCCTGCAAGATTTTGCACCCACCAAGCCGCAATTAAAAGACAAAGATTTTTCAGAAAAACATTTGCAACAACAGATGGCCGGCGATAAAAAATTTGCCGATTGGGCAAGCGTCAACCTCGACGACCATAAACAACCCGGGTATAAATTGGTAACGATAGTGCTGAAGGATGCCGAACGTATGCCCGGCGACGCCACCGACCGCGAAATGGCCTTGATTGCCGACCTGGCCGATGAATTTTCGCGCGGCGAAATTCGCGTCAGCTACATTCAAAATTTGGTTCTGCCCTATGTCGAAACCTCGCAGGTTTATAAATTATTCCAAGCCCTCGATAAATTGGGTTTGGCCGATGGGCGGAAAGACATGGCGTCCGACGTGATATGTTGCCCGGGGCTGGATTATTGCAGTTTGGCCAACGCGCGGTCATTGCCGATAGCGATGGATATTATCAAATCATTCGCCAAGACACCGCTGGAAAATAATTTGGGCACAGTGCGCATCAACATGTCGGGGTGCATCAATGCCTGCGGCCACCACCATTCGGGGCATATTGGTATTTTGGGCGTCGATAAAAAGGGCGTCGAGGCCTACCAAATATCCATCGGCGGTAACCCGACCGACGACGCCTCCATCGGGCAAATCTTGGGCCATGCCATTCCGGCGGATGAGATTCCCGCCGCGATGAAAAATTTTGCCGGCGTTTACCAGGCCAATAAGCAAGGCACGGAAACCTTCCTTGAAACCGCAAAAAGAATCGGCGTCGAACAATTTAAAGCCGTCCTGCAGGGGGCAAAAAAATAA
- a CDS encoding DUF934 domain-containing protein — protein sequence MWVDLQNGTAVETLSPVATFQTDKTIDEVATQIHNLSEADVVAIEFLTFRDGRGFSLAHLLRREAGFKGKLVALGPVLPDQAQMLYRSGFDLADVGKKKLVDWQSAIKSFSVFYQTAIR from the coding sequence ATGTGGGTTGATTTACAAAATGGCACGGCGGTGGAAACTTTATCACCAGTCGCGACATTCCAAACCGATAAAACAATCGACGAGGTTGCGACCCAGATTCATAATTTGTCGGAAGCGGACGTGGTGGCGATTGAATTTTTAACCTTTCGCGATGGCCGCGGTTTTTCGCTGGCGCACCTGTTGCGGCGCGAGGCCGGTTTTAAGGGCAAATTGGTCGCGCTGGGGCCGGTCCTGCCCGACCAGGCGCAAATGCTCTATCGCTCGGGGTTTGACCTGGCCGATGTTGGCAAAAAAAAATTGGTCGATTGGCAATCAGCGATAAAAAGTTTTTCGGTTTTTTATCAAACCGCCATCAGGTAA
- a CDS encoding phosphoadenylyl-sulfate reductase gives MNDAISINAKHFLWQKPSGHIAAEKIKTLGARLQQIANQPGIKKIANSLSAEDMVILHHWVAVATLSGADFFMLETGRLPTETHDYLTRVEQKYNLTIEKILPTRDEVDKMIADHGLNGFYDSLAARKACCGVRKVAPLRRALDGAALWVTGQRQGQGVTRDSIPFQELDTSFHLQKYNPLFDWSEGEVFAYLAQHDVPLHPLYDRGYASIGCDPCSRAIKATEDVRAGRWWWEDAANKECGINEVNLQR, from the coding sequence ATGAACGACGCAATATCCATCAATGCCAAGCATTTTTTATGGCAAAAACCATCGGGGCACATCGCTGCTGAAAAAATAAAAACGCTCGGCGCGCGGTTGCAACAGATTGCAAACCAACCCGGGATAAAAAAAATCGCCAATAGTTTATCGGCCGAGGATATGGTGATATTGCACCATTGGGTGGCGGTGGCGACATTATCGGGCGCGGATTTTTTCATGTTGGAAACCGGCCGCTTGCCAACCGAAACCCATGATTATTTGACGCGGGTCGAACAAAAATATAACCTGACGATTGAAAAGATTCTGCCGACAAGGGATGAGGTCGATAAGATGATAGCCGACCATGGCCTGAATGGTTTTTACGATTCGCTGGCGGCGCGCAAGGCCTGCTGTGGCGTGCGTAAGGTTGCGCCGTTGCGCCGCGCGCTTGACGGTGCGGCATTGTGGGTAACGGGGCAACGCCAGGGCCAGGGGGTGACGCGCGATAGCATCCCATTCCAAGAACTAGACACAAGTTTTCACCTGCAAAAATATAACCCGCTGTTCGATTGGTCGGAGGGGGAAGTTTTCGCTTACCTCGCCCAACATGACGTGCCGCTCCACCCATTATACGACCGCGGCTATGCCTCCATCGGGTGCGACCCATGCAGTCGCGCCATCAAGGCAACCGAGGATGTTCGCGCCGGCCGTTGGTGGTGGGAAGACGCCGCCAACAAAGAATGCGGCATTAACGAGGTCAACCTGCAACGATAA
- the cysD gene encoding sulfate adenylyltransferase subunit CysD codes for MTQKNNPHLDALEREAIYIIRELVATTEGEGRRAAVLFSGGKDSMVLLHLAHKAFHIAGANLPLPFDAVHIDTGHNYPEVITFRDMVAKKYGINMIVGEVEESIKKGSVRLASETASRNSAQSVTLLEAIDKHKWLALMGGARRDEERARAKERVFSIRDEFGGWNPKDQRPELWSLYNPHVLAGWHLRVFPISNFTELDIWEYIGREQLPLPPIYFAHQRDVVRRGDTIIPVNDLMPMRPGEQLEKLSVRFRTVGDRSVTCPVLSTADTIDKIIAETLGTTISERAATRMDDRATVGAMEKRKKEGYF; via the coding sequence ATGACTCAAAAAAATAACCCCCACCTTGACGCGTTGGAACGCGAAGCGATCTATATCATCCGCGAATTGGTGGCCACCACCGAGGGCGAGGGTCGCCGCGCCGCCGTGTTGTTTTCGGGCGGCAAGGATTCGATGGTGCTCCTCCACCTGGCACATAAGGCTTTTCACATCGCCGGCGCGAATCTGCCCCTGCCGTTTGACGCGGTGCATATCGACACCGGCCATAATTACCCGGAGGTCATAACGTTCCGCGACATGGTGGCCAAAAAATACGGCATCAACATGATAGTGGGCGAGGTCGAGGAATCGATAAAAAAAGGTTCGGTGCGCTTGGCGAGCGAAACCGCGTCGCGCAATTCGGCGCAGTCGGTTACCCTGTTGGAAGCCATCGATAAACATAAATGGCTGGCACTGATGGGCGGGGCGAGGCGCGATGAAGAACGCGCCCGCGCCAAGGAACGGGTGTTTTCAATCCGCGATGAATTCGGCGGTTGGAATCCGAAAGACCAACGGCCGGAACTATGGTCGCTCTATAACCCGCATGTCTTGGCGGGTTGGCACTTGAGGGTTTTTCCGATATCGAATTTTACCGAGCTTGATATTTGGGAATATATCGGCCGCGAGCAATTACCCCTGCCGCCGATTTATTTTGCCCACCAACGCGACGTGGTGCGGCGCGGCGACACGATTATTCCGGTGAATGATTTAATGCCGATGCGCCCGGGCGAGCAATTGGAAAAATTATCGGTGCGGTTTCGCACCGTCGGTGACCGCAGTGTTACCTGCCCGGTGCTCAGCACCGCCGACACGATTGATAAAATTATTGCCGAAACATTGGGCACGACCATTTCCGAACGCGCCGCGACGCGGATGGACGACCGCGCCACGGTCGGCGCGATGGAAAAACGCAAAAAAGAAGGATATTTTTAA
- a CDS encoding FkbM family methyltransferase encodes MDHSPNGWQFLKSAKKSYTDKLLKNYLGSPLVRLVKKYKLAVNGVIQVGGHHGEEIKSLLLIGIKRIDIFEPVKYNLERLEYIVKQHQTENNKIIIHPFALGNDNKKVKMYVADNWAASSSILQPQKHLEYYPEIGFSTTELVDMFRLDKFIGKINNANFLIMDTQGYEVEVLKGATKMLETIDYVYSEIAREELYKGCAMIADLDRLLVKRGFVRACTEWWGDGYDGNALYIRKSLLKKSRPLLYFYLGCNFITI; translated from the coding sequence ATGGATCATTCGCCAAATGGTTGGCAATTTCTTAAATCAGCAAAAAAATCTTATACCGATAAATTGCTTAAAAATTATTTAGGCTCGCCGCTTGTCAGGTTAGTGAAAAAATACAAATTGGCAGTCAATGGCGTTATCCAGGTTGGCGGGCATCATGGCGAAGAAATCAAGTCACTGCTTTTGATAGGTATAAAGAGAATAGATATATTCGAACCAGTAAAATATAATTTAGAGAGACTAGAATATATTGTTAAACAACATCAGACAGAAAATAATAAAATAATTATTCATCCATTTGCATTGGGAAATGACAATAAAAAAGTAAAGATGTATGTTGCGGATAATTGGGCCGCGAGCAGTTCTATCTTGCAACCCCAAAAACACCTTGAGTATTATCCCGAGATTGGCTTTAGCACAACCGAGCTTGTCGATATGTTCCGCTTGGATAAATTTATCGGCAAAATAAATAATGCCAATTTTTTAATAATGGATACCCAAGGTTACGAAGTCGAAGTATTAAAGGGCGCAACCAAAATGCTAGAAACAATAGATTATGTTTATTCAGAAATAGCGCGCGAAGAGTTATACAAAGGGTGCGCCATGATAGCTGATTTGGACAGGCTGTTGGTGAAGCGTGGTTTTGTGCGTGCTTGCACAGAATGGTGGGGCGATGGTTATGACGGTAATGCTTTATATATCAGAAAATCGCTTTTAAAAAAATCGCGACCATTGTTGTATTTTTATCTTGGTTGTAACTTTATTACAATTTAG
- a CDS encoding FkbM family methyltransferase has product MNYFKHCYRAARQYIKKILLRYLPWAWAMLRFVKQKIKSLILTDADANKIIKKLIKKYNLNIKSMVQVGGHLGQEIPIFINQGVQAIAVFEPLQSSLKLLRKQFGKNKKITIYPVALGNDTKKIAMNVADNHAASSSLLQPKEHLDYAKHVRFDKTEMVQMKKMDDALDKKNDYNFLMMDVQGYELEVLKGATKTLKKIDYVYSEINQVELYKGCALVGDIDKFLAQYDMVRVYTKWIKEYKNSFGDGLYIRKSLLKKSRPLLYFYLLLTGRIKKTNLS; this is encoded by the coding sequence ATGAATTATTTCAAGCATTGTTATCGGGCGGCGCGCCAATATATTAAAAAAATTCTATTACGATACCTGCCATGGGCGTGGGCGATGTTGCGCTTTGTAAAACAAAAAATAAAATCGTTGATATTGACTGATGCTGACGCCAATAAAATAATCAAAAAATTGATAAAAAAATATAATTTAAATATAAAATCCATGGTGCAGGTCGGCGGCCATTTGGGGCAAGAGATTCCGATATTCATAAATCAGGGCGTGCAGGCGATAGCCGTTTTCGAACCACTGCAAAGCAGCTTGAAGCTGTTGCGGAAGCAATTTGGTAAAAATAAAAAAATTACTATCTATCCGGTTGCATTGGGCAATGACACAAAAAAAATCGCGATGAATGTTGCCGATAACCATGCGGCCAGCAGTTCGCTGTTGCAACCAAAAGAACATTTGGATTACGCCAAACATGTTCGTTTTGATAAAACCGAAATGGTGCAAATGAAAAAAATGGATGATGCGCTTGATAAAAAAAATGATTATAATTTTTTGATGATGGATGTCCAGGGCTATGAATTAGAGGTTTTGAAAGGGGCGACCAAAACATTAAAAAAAATTGATTATGTCTATTCAGAAATCAACCAAGTTGAATTGTATAAAGGGTGCGCGTTGGTTGGCGACATTGATAAATTTTTGGCGCAATATGACATGGTGCGCGTCTACACCAAGTGGATTAAGGAATATAAAAATAGTTTTGGCGATGGTTTGTATATCAGAAAATCGCTTTTAAAAAAATCGCGGCCATTGTTGTATTTTTATCTTTTGCTGACCGGCAGAATTAAGAAAACCAATCTTTCTTAA
- a CDS encoding dihydroneopterin aldolase, protein MLDYEIHLKNLGVMMSLGIHPSEKQQPQRVVIDVTLTCAVPKKMAIDDVVDYDKLSQAIVAICTARHVDLLEELADSIADHCLGLSPVTRADITIAKPEVAKLLGGQATPMIRWVKKRG, encoded by the coding sequence ATGCTTGATTACGAAATTCATTTGAAAAACTTGGGGGTTATGATGTCGCTCGGCATCCACCCCAGCGAAAAACAGCAACCACAACGGGTGGTTATCGATGTCACCTTGACCTGCGCCGTGCCAAAAAAAATGGCGATAGATGACGTGGTCGATTACGATAAATTAAGCCAGGCGATTGTTGCGATATGCACCGCGCGCCATGTTGATTTGTTGGAGGAATTGGCCGACAGCATCGCCGACCATTGCCTTGGGCTATCGCCCGTGACCCGCGCCGACATTACCATTGCCAAGCCCGAGGTTGCGAAATTATTGGGCGGCCAGGCAACCCCGATGATAAGGTGGGTGAAAAAACGCGGTTAA
- the folK gene encoding 2-amino-4-hydroxy-6-hydroxymethyldihydropteridine diphosphokinase, whose translation MNLQDTLQNFLSGHYRPQARPLVMAIVNVTPDSFSGDGIANQNIGDEESVVAMVREKLRAGMDIIDIGGESTRPGATPVSVDDEIKRLTPFVRAVAKYFPSLPISIDSQKPAVVEAMFSLAVAPRLIINDVAFGLDEKRDADMLAVLSRHHEKLFGYIVMHNGVARGNKIASTDEMYKAAIEKNKNLGASYHGGQYQNVIDDINYFFKQAIEKITAAGIAKDKIMLDVGFGFGKTIEDSLALINNMPVYKSLGLPLVVGISRKSFIGKLLGRDLAQDTNARLIGGTVMESVALQRVLSHVAGPTKTDRAPHDKNQPDNNDMFPVIVRVHDVAPAFDMARVLGALHHGHRPDYIIALGSNMSSNMAADNDDASDKPTSREKNIAKNITAAIAALNRLGQVVMVSPIYNSAPQYNENQDNFLNAVVVYRGRQEPLQLLAELKKLEKEFGRVDNGTRHQPRPIDLDIISYGEQCLKLDNLTIPHPLAFERAFVLKPLLDIQPWFVFRDRGCYARDLLSQVADQPIKKI comes from the coding sequence ATGAACTTACAAGACACCTTACAAAATTTTTTATCCGGTCATTATCGGCCACAAGCGCGACCATTGGTGATGGCGATTGTCAATGTTACCCCCGATAGTTTTTCGGGCGACGGCATTGCCAATCAAAACATCGGCGACGAAGAATCGGTAGTCGCCATGGTGCGTGAAAAATTGCGCGCCGGCATGGATATTATCGACATCGGCGGTGAAAGCACCCGGCCCGGCGCGACACCGGTCAGCGTAGACGATGAAATAAAACGCCTGACGCCATTTGTTCGCGCGGTGGCGAAATATTTTCCGTCCCTGCCCATCAGTATCGACAGCCAAAAACCGGCGGTTGTCGAGGCGATGTTTTCGCTGGCGGTTGCGCCGCGTTTGATTATCAACGACGTGGCCTTTGGCTTGGATGAAAAGCGCGATGCCGACATGCTCGCCGTCTTATCGCGCCACCACGAAAAATTATTTGGTTATATCGTCATGCACAATGGGGTTGCGCGTGGCAATAAAATTGCCAGCACGGATGAGATGTATAAGGCCGCCATCGAAAAAAATAAAAACCTCGGTGCCAGTTACCACGGCGGCCAATACCAAAATGTTATTGATGATATTAATTATTTTTTTAAGCAGGCGATAGAAAAAATAACCGCCGCCGGCATCGCTAAGGATAAAATCATGCTCGATGTTGGTTTTGGTTTTGGCAAAACGATTGAGGATTCGCTCGCCCTCATCAATAACATGCCGGTCTATAAATCTTTGGGCTTGCCATTGGTGGTGGGGATCAGCCGGAAAAGTTTCATCGGCAAATTGCTGGGACGAGATTTGGCGCAAGATACCAACGCACGTTTGATTGGCGGCACGGTGATGGAATCGGTCGCCCTGCAACGGGTGCTGAGTCATGTAGCAGGGCCAACAAAAACCGACCGCGCGCCACATGATAAAAACCAACCGGACAACAATGACATGTTTCCCGTCATCGTGCGGGTGCATGATGTTGCACCGGCGTTTGACATGGCGCGGGTGCTGGGCGCGCTCCACCATGGCCATCGCCCCGATTATATCATTGCGCTTGGTAGCAACATGAGCAGTAACATGGCGGCCGATAATGATGACGCAAGCGACAAACCAACCAGCCGCGAAAAAAACATCGCAAAAAATATCACGGCGGCTATCGCGGCATTAAACCGCTTGGGGCAGGTCGTGATGGTAAGCCCAATTTATAACAGCGCGCCGCAATATAATGAAAACCAAGATAATTTTTTAAACGCCGTGGTGGTTTATCGCGGGCGGCAAGAACCATTGCAATTGTTAGCCGAATTAAAAAAACTTGAAAAAGAATTTGGCCGCGTCGATAATGGCACGCGCCACCAACCGCGCCCGATTGATTTGGATATTATTAGCTATGGCGAGCAATGTTTAAAGCTTGATAATTTAACCATTCCGCACCCATTGGCTTTTGAACGTGCATTCGTGCTAAAACCATTGTTGGACATCCAACCATGGTTTGTATTTCGCGACCGCGGTTGTTACGCCCGCGACCTGCTGTCACAGGTTGCAGACCAACCAATAAAAAAAATATGA
- a CDS encoding AarF/UbiB family protein, producing the protein MIKKSFSFVDAALLLSKIILLFGVYDSLWVFRPFIKRWQYYLLRGIFFPLAIFFHLFSTKGKNFNRALIALGPIAIKFGQGLSVRADIVGADVAFALAGLQDKLPPFPFRHVEQTISQDFNLAVDDMFEQFETTPVAAASVAGVYAATFQGRKVAVKILRPNIRQLFLRDVRRLKNLAHWAQRFFPLAREMNSVAIVETFENITAKELNLRNEASSAAELAQNFIAMQDKFYVPTVYWQGVSDNVLTIEWVDGFRIDDDENFKKYGLDKEQLLATSAEVFCLQVFRDGFFHADLHPGNLFFTRRGALVPIDFGIMGRIDHNHQMFLAEMLSGFLERDYEKVALAHEKIGLLPVDRINDQYRKEFTAALRAIGEVWLGKNSNDISLAKFLPQLFATLRQFGMTPRTNLLLLQKTIIMAEGLSRMLSRTTSIWELAEPFMRRWLRDNYAPHKQLIYLLKNWQQTDKSSRKDILTDIAKQAVAGFYKLLEEGGVIERMLKHDWRVRSLYVIAREIISILRTERTRARQPKDVAPQYSATQHASHNKPSTTKKNNANTHKDKK; encoded by the coding sequence ATGATAAAAAAATCTTTTTCTTTCGTCGACGCCGCGTTGTTACTCAGCAAAATTATCCTGCTGTTCGGGGTGTATGATTCGCTGTGGGTTTTTCGCCCCTTTATCAAACGCTGGCAATATTATTTGTTGCGCGGCATTTTTTTTCCGCTAGCCATTTTTTTTCACCTGTTCAGCACCAAGGGCAAAAATTTTAACCGCGCGTTGATTGCCCTGGGCCCGATAGCCATAAAATTTGGCCAGGGGCTTTCGGTGCGCGCCGATATCGTCGGGGCCGATGTCGCCTTCGCCCTTGCCGGCCTGCAAGACAAATTGCCGCCATTCCCGTTTCGCCATGTCGAGCAAACCATCAGCCAAGATTTCAACCTTGCGGTCGACGATATGTTCGAACAATTTGAAACGACACCGGTGGCCGCCGCGTCGGTCGCCGGGGTTTATGCCGCAACTTTCCAAGGGCGCAAAGTCGCGGTCAAAATCCTCCGCCCTAATATCCGTCAATTATTCTTGCGCGACGTGCGGCGGTTAAAAAACCTTGCCCATTGGGCGCAACGTTTTTTCCCGCTGGCGCGCGAAATGAACAGCGTCGCAATCGTCGAAACTTTTGAAAATATTACCGCCAAGGAATTGAACCTAAGGAACGAGGCTTCATCGGCCGCCGAATTGGCGCAGAATTTTATTGCCATGCAGGACAAATTTTACGTGCCGACCGTTTATTGGCAGGGCGTGTCAGACAATGTTTTAACCATCGAATGGGTCGATGGTTTTCGCATCGACGACGACGAAAATTTTAAAAAATACGGGCTGGATAAAGAACAATTGCTCGCCACCTCGGCCGAGGTTTTTTGCTTGCAGGTTTTTCGCGATGGTTTTTTTCACGCCGACCTGCACCCGGGGAATTTGTTTTTTACCCGCCGTGGTGCGCTGGTGCCGATAGATTTTGGCATCATGGGGCGCATCGACCACAACCACCAAATGTTCTTGGCCGAAATGTTATCCGGATTTTTAGAAAGAGATTATGAAAAGGTCGCGCTGGCGCATGAAAAAATCGGCCTTTTGCCGGTTGATAGAATCAACGACCAATACCGCAAAGAATTCACCGCCGCGTTGCGCGCGATTGGCGAGGTCTGGTTGGGCAAAAACAGCAATGATATTTCGCTGGCGAAATTTTTGCCGCAACTTTTTGCCACCCTGCGGCAATTTGGCATGACGCCGCGCACCAACCTGTTGCTGTTGCAAAAAACAATTATCATGGCCGAGGGGCTGTCGCGCATGTTGTCGCGCACCACCAGCATTTGGGAATTGGCCGAACCATTCATGCGCCGTTGGTTGCGTGACAATTACGCGCCGCACAAGCAACTTATTTATTTATTAAAAAATTGGCAACAGACAGACAAGTCATCGCGCAAGGATATTTTGACCGATATAGCTAAGCAAGCGGTCGCGGGTTTTTATAAACTACTTGAAGAGGGTGGGGTGATTGAAAGGATGCTAAAGCATGATTGGCGTGTTCGCTCTCTTTATGTCATTGCAAGGGAAATCATCAGCATATTGAGGACGGAGCGGACGAGGGCGCGCCAGCCAAAAGATGTTGCGCCGCAATATTCCGCCACCCAGCATGCTAGCCACAATAAACCATCAACCACCAAAAAGAACAACGCTAATACACATAAGGATAAAAAATGA
- a CDS encoding diacylglycerol kinase — translation MAIKNSIRSMPRLGKAKAGATAHRNHVNEIGRNNRWQRNGLERFHASLTNSLDGLRAVFVSEQAFRWGIYLGLVFFGSLFLTNYLTGLELSPTAWLFLLSGYLMLLAFELINSSMEILADIVHPDYHLLIKAAKDMGSAAVFLCYLFNGAVWIILVIIPVLKILF, via the coding sequence ATGGCCATAAAAAATAGCATCCGTTCAATGCCGCGCCTCGGCAAGGCCAAAGCTGGCGCAACCGCCCACAGAAATCATGTTAATGAAATCGGCCGCAATAACCGATGGCAACGCAACGGGTTGGAGCGTTTTCACGCCTCCCTCACCAATTCGCTCGATGGGTTGCGCGCTGTCTTCGTGTCGGAGCAAGCCTTCCGCTGGGGGATTTACCTTGGCCTGGTATTTTTCGGTAGCCTGTTCCTTACCAATTACTTGACCGGTTTGGAACTGAGCCCCACCGCGTGGCTTTTTTTATTATCAGGTTACCTGATGTTATTGGCCTTCGAGTTGATTAACTCATCGATGGAGATTTTGGCTGATATCGTCCACCCTGATTATCACCTGCTTATCAAGGCGGCGAAGGACATGGGCTCGGCGGCGGTTTTTTTATGCTACCTGTTCAACGGCGCGGTATGGATAATATTGGTTATTATACCGGTGCTAAAAATATTGTTTTAA
- a CDS encoding HU family DNA-binding protein, translated as MAIKKTIVKKDIAMAVAVKNNLSVLRCEKILDDMMNSIISELAAGHGVKLAGFGSFSLRDKAARPGRNPKTREVVTVAARRVVLFKVGTYIRGSLRERTPSKKMMTATKIEQTEQAQQQKLG; from the coding sequence ATGGCAATAAAAAAAACAATCGTTAAAAAAGACATTGCAATGGCGGTGGCGGTAAAAAATAACCTGTCGGTGCTGCGTTGCGAAAAAATTTTGGACGATATGATGAATAGCATCATCAGCGAACTGGCGGCTGGCCATGGCGTTAAATTAGCCGGCTTTGGCAGTTTTTCCCTGCGGGATAAGGCCGCCCGCCCCGGCCGTAACCCCAAAACGCGGGAGGTTGTTACCGTCGCGGCGCGGCGGGTTGTATTATTCAAGGTTGGCACCTATATCAGGGGTAGCCTGAGGGAAAGAACCCCATCGAAAAAAATGATGACCGCAACAAAAATAGAGCAAACAGAACAAGCGCAACAACAAAAACTTGGCTAA